A stretch of Trueperaceae bacterium DNA encodes these proteins:
- the csb2 gene encoding type I-U CRISPR-associated protein Csb2, with translation MGLNITARFVLGAYQGRSPSGQVETYPGTDRLLAALVAAAGSGPYAEEGDAGLSIPEHHRAALRWLEAHPPSRLRLPDSTLNAPDVVAYRRSGLMDRGSYGAGEAKPAVARSFVSGPVVWRWDEEPAGEVFGALRELCAEASHLGEAQSLVVLEAALDDEPLPDALELVPREELFPAAAVPVSTPLPGRLEELETAHQALRKARRPAERAIAKDEDEVVAPWPDRRLELLWYRQAAEQRRARVPWDRALVLEVAPAEGNTAWPPPPEEVVDWCVALHRALVRVLDPDVPPLVSGHYPPGEPLPANRLAIQVVDRRLPLGFSLAVGVEAAFALLLPASATAEDQDAVVRAVHALGSRKVYRGGGGALEVRRVVPVAGDSFWRPPEPGVTRWWVTEPLAVAETRPAARRSNGRWTLADALHLSLGLAHRDLLGLPPAKGNAAFRGVVDRVKPRVEVKALEQVAGPSLPRFMHRMNQGQLVTAYRALLRAPDLLTDTAPVAIGQSRHLGTGLLVPVDVPQAAGREPADGGSEAP, from the coding sequence CCCGGCACGGACCGCCTGCTGGCGGCGCTGGTGGCCGCTGCGGGGAGCGGTCCTTACGCCGAGGAGGGCGATGCCGGCCTGAGCATCCCCGAGCATCACCGCGCCGCGCTGCGGTGGCTGGAGGCGCACCCGCCGAGCCGGCTCAGGCTGCCCGACTCCACCCTGAACGCTCCAGACGTCGTCGCCTACAGACGCTCGGGCCTCATGGACCGCGGCTCGTACGGCGCCGGCGAAGCCAAGCCGGCGGTGGCGCGCAGCTTCGTCTCCGGCCCCGTCGTCTGGCGTTGGGACGAGGAGCCCGCAGGGGAGGTGTTCGGCGCGTTGCGGGAGCTATGCGCCGAGGCCAGCCACCTCGGCGAGGCGCAGTCGCTGGTCGTGCTCGAGGCGGCCCTCGACGACGAGCCGTTGCCCGACGCGCTGGAGCTGGTACCGAGAGAGGAGCTCTTCCCTGCCGCGGCGGTGCCCGTGAGCACGCCGCTGCCCGGCCGCCTCGAAGAGCTCGAGACGGCGCACCAGGCCCTGAGGAAGGCCCGCCGGCCCGCCGAACGGGCGATAGCGAAGGACGAGGACGAGGTGGTCGCGCCTTGGCCCGACCGTCGCCTGGAGCTCCTCTGGTACCGCCAAGCCGCGGAGCAGCGGCGGGCTCGAGTGCCCTGGGACCGCGCGCTCGTCCTCGAGGTGGCGCCGGCGGAGGGGAACACCGCGTGGCCGCCGCCGCCGGAGGAGGTCGTCGACTGGTGCGTGGCGCTCCACCGCGCGCTCGTGAGGGTGCTCGATCCCGACGTGCCGCCCCTCGTCAGCGGCCACTACCCGCCCGGAGAGCCGCTGCCGGCCAACCGCCTGGCGATCCAGGTGGTGGACCGCCGCCTGCCCCTGGGCTTCAGCCTGGCGGTGGGCGTGGAGGCGGCCTTCGCGCTCCTCTTGCCCGCCAGCGCGACCGCCGAGGACCAGGACGCGGTGGTGCGAGCCGTGCACGCTCTCGGCAGCAGGAAGGTCTACCGCGGCGGCGGCGGAGCTCTGGAGGTGCGCCGTGTCGTGCCGGTGGCGGGCGACTCCTTCTGGCGGCCGCCCGAACCCGGCGTCACCCGCTGGTGGGTCACGGAGCCCCTGGCCGTAGCCGAGACCCGTCCCGCGGCCAGGCGGAGCAACGGCCGCTGGACCCTCGCCGACGCCCTGCACCTGTCGTTGGGCCTGGCGCACCGCGACCTCCTCGGGCTGCCCCCGGCCAAGGGCAACGCGGCCTTCAGGGGGGTCGTCGACAGGGTGAAGCCGCGCGTCGAGGTGAAGGCGCTCGAGCAGGTCGCGGGCCCTAGCCTGCCTCGGTTCATGCACCGCATGAACCAGGGCCAGCTCGTCACGGCTTACCGGGCCCTCCTCAGGGCGCCTGACCTCCTCACCGACACCGCCCCCGTGGCCATCGGGCAGTCGCGGCACCTCGGCACGGGACTCCTGGTGCCCGTCGACGTGCCCCAAGCCGCGGGACGAGAGCCTGCCGACGGAGGGAGTGAGGCGCCGTGA
- the cas3u gene encoding type I-U CRISPR-associated helicase/endonuclease Cas3, producing the protein MTLDIDAFERFFAENNGGSLPFGWQRRLVEHVLSEGAWPRAIVAPTGTGKTSVIDVHAFVNAVAHERGLRLPRRLVMTVNRRSLVDSHAEHAKRLADNLQRAEDGSASREVADLLRARSAHDGVEGPPLSVHTIRGGLPIGRDWRQAPAACAVLCMTPDMWGSRALFRGYGTSRWARSLEAGVLVRDTVLVLDEVHLNRQLLCTARRIAYLDALTAEGMGVTGLQVVATTATPDEEGGVGVSPSDLTEPGSGPVLAARLETPKPVTVRELEVARAQTEKLAAAFVDEMLAIEPAAQGATVGCVVNTVALAREVRKELTERPGVAAADVAMLVGGLAPLAAEEVVAELGLGGDGTAGDRRKRFVVGTQALEVGLDIDLGALVTELAPGSALAQRFGRLNRHGRRGSGPAVVVAPKYDPKDTRVPYEHDELVSALAWIKELAATEAGVATTALMKCPPPQEARRRLLYQRLEWPDVHRLARTSEDLAVAETDLPDHGEDLTLWLRDSFDEEVEASAVVRDLLPTDTLAAARAADLTPPLDAETYRSSLRRIRRLAQALRTAHEGPLIVYRAGRATVLDEVSGLQPGDTLVIEPWRAARVHHNEEAAHVWGRHAKELEDLHEAALERLVRHAREAGERSRPAGEGEAPADGYWQVRIARSLTERRRDGEPPPSAEPGAKNGLQEKFELLLSHAERLASASADGGGSSSDRPANDAGLGDSSTEDVGEVAMALLSTVAEVLPRLLDEEWSRKVEAGGFVYGARALGEAAERLAEAAAAADTASGVLADLVTTADGSEYLLVLRSRQLHVQDEARSEHSRGSVRLADHVNAVTARAEALAAKVGLSPGLAEAVRRAAELHDAGKAHPRFQRYLRRGRRGEALLAKSGYPFDLTAHRRYGLSGWRHEQLSAAVAWSRAQTLGEPELVTWLVGTSHGRGRAAFDHDSRALYFASGAAGASRPNTGADAPGPATATAAEAANDLDAAADAAAELFDEGLWEEWCERLSRRFGPWGLAYLEAVLRASDQTVSAEGR; encoded by the coding sequence GTGACCCTCGACATCGACGCCTTCGAGCGGTTCTTCGCGGAGAACAACGGCGGCTCGCTGCCGTTCGGCTGGCAGAGGCGCCTGGTCGAGCACGTCCTGAGCGAGGGCGCGTGGCCGCGGGCGATCGTCGCCCCGACGGGGACGGGGAAGACCTCGGTCATCGACGTCCACGCCTTCGTGAACGCGGTCGCCCACGAGCGGGGCTTGAGGCTCCCGAGGCGGCTGGTCATGACCGTGAACCGGCGCAGCCTCGTGGACAGCCACGCCGAGCACGCGAAGCGTCTGGCGGACAACCTGCAGCGGGCGGAGGACGGGTCGGCGAGCCGAGAGGTAGCCGACCTGCTGAGGGCCAGGTCCGCGCACGACGGCGTGGAGGGCCCGCCGCTCAGCGTGCACACGATCCGCGGCGGCCTGCCCATCGGCCGCGACTGGCGCCAGGCGCCCGCGGCGTGCGCGGTCCTGTGCATGACGCCAGACATGTGGGGCAGCAGGGCGCTGTTCCGCGGCTACGGCACGTCGCGCTGGGCGCGCTCGCTGGAGGCGGGCGTGCTGGTTCGCGACACCGTGCTGGTGCTCGATGAGGTGCACCTGAACCGCCAGCTCCTCTGCACTGCGCGTCGCATCGCCTACCTCGACGCACTAACGGCCGAGGGGATGGGCGTGACCGGCCTCCAGGTCGTCGCCACCACGGCCACCCCCGACGAGGAGGGGGGCGTCGGCGTCTCGCCCTCCGACCTCACCGAGCCAGGCTCGGGTCCTGTCCTCGCAGCGCGGCTGGAGACCCCGAAGCCCGTGACTGTCAGGGAGCTAGAGGTCGCCCGCGCCCAGACCGAGAAGCTCGCTGCCGCCTTCGTCGACGAGATGCTGGCCATCGAACCCGCGGCGCAGGGCGCGACGGTCGGTTGCGTGGTCAACACCGTGGCCCTGGCGCGGGAGGTCCGCAAGGAGCTGACCGAGCGACCGGGGGTCGCAGCAGCGGACGTCGCGATGCTCGTGGGCGGTCTGGCTCCCCTCGCGGCCGAGGAGGTGGTAGCCGAGCTGGGCCTAGGAGGCGACGGCACTGCCGGCGACCGCCGGAAGCGCTTCGTCGTCGGCACCCAGGCCCTCGAGGTCGGGCTCGACATCGACCTGGGGGCGCTGGTCACGGAGCTGGCGCCCGGGTCGGCCCTCGCCCAGCGCTTCGGGCGGCTGAACCGCCACGGGAGGAGGGGCTCTGGCCCGGCCGTGGTCGTAGCCCCCAAGTACGACCCCAAGGACACGCGCGTGCCTTACGAGCACGACGAGCTCGTAAGCGCGCTCGCGTGGATCAAGGAGCTCGCCGCGACGGAGGCGGGTGTCGCGACTACGGCGCTGATGAAGTGCCCGCCGCCGCAGGAGGCGCGCAGGCGCCTCCTCTACCAGCGCCTCGAGTGGCCCGACGTCCACCGCCTGGCGCGCACTTCCGAGGACCTGGCGGTGGCCGAGACTGACCTGCCGGACCACGGCGAGGACCTGACGCTGTGGCTGAGGGACTCGTTCGACGAGGAGGTCGAGGCCTCGGCGGTGGTGCGAGACCTCCTGCCGACCGACACCCTCGCCGCCGCGCGCGCGGCCGACCTCACTCCCCCGCTCGACGCGGAGACGTACCGCTCGTCTTTGAGGCGCATCCGTCGGCTCGCCCAGGCGCTCAGGACAGCGCACGAGGGGCCGCTGATCGTCTACCGCGCCGGCAGGGCCACGGTGCTCGACGAAGTGAGCGGCCTGCAGCCCGGCGACACTCTGGTCATCGAGCCGTGGCGAGCGGCCAGGGTCCACCACAACGAGGAGGCTGCCCACGTGTGGGGCAGGCACGCCAAGGAGCTGGAGGACCTTCACGAAGCAGCGCTCGAGCGGCTCGTACGGCACGCCCGGGAAGCGGGCGAGCGAAGCCGACCGGCCGGAGAAGGTGAGGCACCCGCCGACGGCTACTGGCAGGTGCGCATCGCCCGCAGCCTCACCGAGCGCCGGCGGGACGGCGAGCCACCTCCGAGCGCCGAGCCAGGAGCGAAGAACGGGCTCCAGGAGAAGTTCGAGCTCCTTCTTAGCCATGCCGAGCGGTTGGCGTCCGCCTCGGCCGACGGTGGGGGCTCATCCTCCGACCGGCCGGCGAACGACGCCGGGCTCGGCGACTCGTCCACGGAGGACGTGGGCGAGGTCGCGATGGCGCTCCTCTCCACGGTCGCCGAGGTCCTGCCGAGGCTCCTCGACGAGGAGTGGTCTCGCAAGGTCGAGGCGGGAGGGTTCGTCTACGGCGCGCGTGCTCTGGGCGAGGCCGCCGAGCGGCTCGCAGAGGCCGCTGCCGCCGCCGACACCGCGTCCGGAGTCCTCGCGGACCTCGTGACGACCGCCGACGGCTCCGAGTACCTCCTGGTGCTGCGCAGCCGCCAGCTACATGTGCAAGATGAGGCCAGGTCGGAGCACTCGAGGGGGTCGGTTCGACTCGCCGACCACGTGAACGCCGTGACAGCTCGCGCGGAGGCCCTCGCGGCGAAGGTGGGCCTCTCCCCTGGCCTCGCCGAGGCCGTGAGGCGGGCCGCCGAGCTGCACGACGCGGGCAAGGCCCATCCGCGCTTCCAGCGCTACCTGCGGCGCGGGCGCCGAGGTGAGGCGCTCCTCGCGAAGTCGGGCTACCCGTTCGATCTCACCGCGCATCGCCGCTACGGCCTCTCCGGCTGGCGGCACGAGCAGCTCTCGGCGGCCGTGGCCTGGTCACGGGCACAGACCCTCGGCGAGCCCGAGCTGGTGACGTGGTTGGTGGGCACCAGCCACGGGCGCGGGCGCGCCGCGTTCGACCACGACAGCCGCGCCCTCTACTTCGCGTCCGGCGCGGCAGG